One segment of Castanea sativa cultivar Marrone di Chiusa Pesio chromosome 3, ASM4071231v1 DNA contains the following:
- the LOC142629638 gene encoding phosphoenolpyruvate carboxylase kinase 2-like: protein MCETLKKNYQLCEEIGRGKFGTISRCFHPIKSEFFACKTIDKRSLTDQTDRECLENEPKIMTLLSPHPNIVQLFDVFENEDSLSMVMELCEPFTLYDKIIQRPFSEHEASLYMKQLLEAISYCHKLGVVHRDIKPDNLLFDSRNNLKVADFGSAVWLPEGNCTESGVVGTPYYVAPEVLMGRDYNEKVDVWSCGVILYIMLAGVPPFYGESVAEIFEAVLRGNLRFPTRIFRSVSSAAKDLLRKMICRDVSRRLSAEQALRHPWILNEGTSGIE from the exons ATGTGTGAGACATTGAAGAAGAACTACCAGCTTTGTGAAGAAATCGGCCGCGGCAAATTCGGCACCATTTCAAGATGTTTCCACCCAATCAAATCTGAGTTTTTTGCCTGCAAAACCATTGACAAACGCTCTCTTACTGATCAAACAGACCGTGAATGTCTTGAAAACGAGCCAAAGATCATGACCCTTCTTTCTCCACACCCCAACATTGTTCAACTCTTCGATGTCTTCGAAAACGAAGACTCTCTTAGCATGGTAATGGAGCTTTGCGAGCCCTTTACTCTGTACGACAAGATAATCCAAAGACCGTTCTCTGAACATGAAGCTTCATTGTATATGAAGCAACTTCTTGAAGCGATATCCTATTGTCACAAGCTTGGCGTTGTGCACAGAGATATCAAGCCTGATAACTTGTTGTTTGATTCAAGAAACAATCTGAAGGTTGCTGATTTTGGCTCTGCAGTATGGTTACCCGAAGGAAATTGCACAGAATCAGGTGTGGTGGGAACGCCATACTACGTTGCTCCTGAGGTTTTGATGGGAAGAGACTACAATGAAAAGGTCGATGTGTGGAGCTGTGGAGTCATATTGTATATAATGTTAGCCGGGGTTCCTCCCTTTTATGGTGAGTCCGTGGCTGAGATTTTCGAGGCGGTTTTGAGGGGAAACTTGAGATTTCCAACGAGGATTTTCAGGTCAGTGTCTTCTGCAGCCAAGGACTTGTTGAGGAAGATGATTTGTAGGGATGTTTCAAGAAGGTTATCTGCAGAACAAGCCTTAA GGCACCCATGGATCCTAAATGAAGGTACAAGTGGAATAGAATGA